One Leptolyngbya sp. 'hensonii' DNA segment encodes these proteins:
- the lptC gene encoding LPS export ABC transporter periplasmic protein LptC: MARFLPLYLILSLIVSGCGNLTDKKSVDEDTGTLIRDSRLTFKDVTLQQFDEQGRLLWRVKAKQARYSNDKKIAKIQDPSGELFQDGKLVFRIKAKQGEVQQDGQKIFLKEEITATMVQDGATLKGQELEWIPKQDLLIVRRDLKGNHPQVQASAKEARAYSRSRRLELVGNVIAVVKEPTLRLQAEKLVWQLPKQLVTTDQPIQIDRLVKQVPTDRITGKKAVVDLKAKTATVSQEVQLTLVDPPVTVNGAVLTWNLGRQTVISEKPLKIVHREQQVTLTASQGQFDLKPQVFYLVGGVRVIGVNQSQLEADTLTWAIPTQELLAEGNVSYRQVSPPFSLIGPRALGRLQEQTIVISGGNVVTEIVP; the protein is encoded by the coding sequence GTGGCGCGTTTCCTGCCCCTATATTTGATCCTGAGTCTGATCGTCAGTGGTTGTGGCAATTTGACCGATAAAAAATCGGTTGATGAAGACACCGGCACTTTGATCAGGGATAGTCGATTGACGTTCAAAGATGTAACCCTGCAACAGTTTGATGAGCAGGGTCGGCTTCTCTGGCGGGTGAAGGCCAAACAAGCCCGATACAGTAACGACAAGAAAATTGCCAAGATTCAGGATCCTTCAGGGGAACTCTTTCAAGATGGGAAATTGGTCTTCCGCATTAAAGCAAAACAGGGAGAGGTCCAACAGGATGGGCAGAAGATCTTCTTAAAAGAGGAAATTACGGCCACCATGGTCCAGGATGGGGCGACCCTAAAGGGTCAGGAACTGGAATGGATACCCAAGCAGGATTTGTTAATCGTGCGCCGGGATCTGAAGGGAAACCATCCTCAGGTGCAGGCTTCTGCTAAAGAAGCAAGGGCTTACAGCCGATCGCGTCGTCTGGAACTGGTGGGCAATGTGATTGCAGTGGTGAAAGAACCGACTCTACGATTACAAGCTGAGAAGTTGGTGTGGCAATTACCCAAGCAGTTGGTAACCACGGATCAACCCATTCAGATTGATCGCTTGGTGAAACAGGTTCCCACAGATCGGATTACGGGAAAAAAGGCTGTTGTGGATCTGAAAGCCAAAACAGCAACGGTCAGTCAGGAGGTTCAACTCACTCTGGTTGATCCCCCAGTCACAGTGAATGGGGCAGTGCTGACCTGGAATCTGGGCCGTCAGACCGTGATCTCAGAAAAACCACTCAAGATTGTCCATCGGGAACAGCAGGTTACCTTGACCGCCAGTCAGGGGCAGTTTGACCTGAAACCACAGGTGTTCTACCTGGTTGGTGGAGTTCGGGTCATCGGTGTCAACCAGAGCCAGTTAGAGGCTGACACCTTAACCTGGGCGATCCCGACTCAAGAACTTCTGGCCGAGGGAAATGTTTCTTATCGTCAGGTTAGCCCCCCTTTCAGCCTCATTGGCCCCAGAGCCCTGGGTCGGCTGCAGGAACAGACGATCGTCATCAGTGGTGGTAACGTCGTTACGGAGATTGTTCCTTAG
- a CDS encoding NYN domain-containing protein, with protein sequence MLNNSEPVSSPIFTPEQVLENRGRVAIFIDGSNLFYAALQLGIEIDYTKLLCRLTAGSRLLRSFFYTGVDRTNEKQQGFLLWMRRNGYRVISKDLVQLPDGSKKANLDVEIAVDMMALVGSYDTAVLVSGDGDLAYAVDAVSYRGVRVEVVSLRSMTSDSLINVSDRYIDLDSIKEDIQKTPRQNYTYRPLSGIGVVEDEDQR encoded by the coding sequence ATGTTAAATAATTCTGAACCGGTTAGTTCCCCTATATTCACACCGGAACAAGTTCTGGAGAATCGTGGACGGGTAGCCATTTTCATTGATGGATCCAATCTGTTTTATGCAGCCTTGCAACTGGGGATCGAAATCGATTACACCAAGCTTCTCTGTCGTTTGACCGCTGGTTCCCGGCTTTTACGCTCCTTCTTCTACACAGGCGTGGATCGAACCAACGAGAAGCAGCAGGGATTTTTGCTGTGGATGCGGCGCAACGGTTACCGGGTCATCTCAAAAGATCTGGTCCAACTTCCGGATGGTTCCAAGAAAGCCAACCTGGATGTGGAAATTGCCGTGGACATGATGGCTCTGGTTGGCTCCTACGACACGGCAGTTCTGGTGAGCGGAGACGGGGATCTAGCCTATGCTGTGGATGCGGTCAGCTATCGGGGGGTGCGGGTTGAGGTAGTCAGCCTGCGTTCCATGACCAGTGATAGCTTAATTAACGTATCCGATCGCTATATCGACCTGGACAGCATTAAAGAAGACATTCAGAAAACACCTCGTCAAAACTACACCTATCGGCCCCTATCGGGGATCGGGGTGGTTGAAGACGAGGATCAGAGATAG
- the metG gene encoding methionine--tRNA ligase translates to MNSSENCENANKDRFAVTTPLYYVNDLPHIGSAYTTIAADAITRFYRLQGKSVLLITGTDEHGQKIQRTAESRGLSPQAHCDEVAAGFKALWQKLNIQYDRFSRTSTPRHEAIVKEFFTRVWEQGDIYLSQQQGWYCVSCEEFKEERELLAGHRCAIHTNREAEWRDEQNYFFRLSKYQDQLEALYQDQPDFIQPEIRRNEVLSFVSQGLKDFSISRVNLDWGFPVPVDPGHTLYVWFDALLGYVTALLDEESDPRLDQALARWWPINLHLIGKDILRFHAVYWPAMLMSADLPLPQQVFGHGFLTKDGQKMGKSLGNTIDPFELIEHYGSDAIRYYLLKEIEFGRDGDFSAIRFVNIVNADLANDLGNLLNRILKLAHKYCNGQVPAFVELDISIDNPLKQIGLGLGDRIIRAYNVLAFHQVCEEVLGLVKTGNKFVDEQAPWTLLKQGQQAVGEWVLYSVLEAVRLAAYFLSPIIPTTSNAIYRQLGFAVDLEDKTLPPLFRNHSTWGMLPAGQALSDPQPVFLKLELKEPNVEN, encoded by the coding sequence ATGAACTCATCAGAAAATTGTGAAAACGCAAACAAAGACAGGTTTGCTGTTACAACCCCTCTTTACTACGTCAATGATTTACCCCACATTGGGAGCGCCTACACGACGATCGCTGCCGATGCAATTACCCGTTTCTACCGACTTCAGGGTAAGTCTGTGTTGTTAATCACGGGCACCGATGAACATGGTCAAAAGATTCAGCGAACGGCTGAAAGTCGAGGGCTATCTCCCCAGGCACACTGTGATGAGGTGGCAGCCGGGTTCAAGGCGCTCTGGCAGAAATTGAATATTCAGTACGATCGCTTCAGTCGCACCTCCACTCCTCGGCACGAAGCCATTGTTAAAGAATTTTTTACCCGGGTTTGGGAACAGGGAGATATTTACCTCAGTCAACAACAGGGCTGGTACTGTGTCTCCTGCGAGGAGTTTAAAGAGGAACGAGAACTTCTGGCGGGCCACCGCTGTGCGATTCACACGAATCGGGAGGCAGAATGGCGCGATGAGCAAAACTACTTCTTCCGGCTTTCCAAATATCAGGATCAACTGGAGGCCCTGTATCAGGATCAACCGGACTTCATTCAACCTGAGATCCGCCGGAATGAGGTGCTCAGCTTTGTTAGTCAGGGATTAAAGGATTTTTCAATTTCCCGAGTCAATCTGGATTGGGGGTTTCCAGTGCCCGTTGATCCCGGGCATACCCTGTATGTCTGGTTTGATGCGTTGCTGGGTTATGTCACAGCCCTCCTGGATGAGGAGAGTGATCCCCGATTGGATCAAGCACTGGCTCGCTGGTGGCCGATTAACCTGCACCTGATTGGCAAGGACATTCTGCGCTTCCATGCGGTATATTGGCCTGCTATGTTAATGTCTGCTGACTTGCCGCTGCCGCAACAGGTGTTTGGTCATGGATTCTTAACCAAAGATGGTCAAAAAATGGGGAAGAGTCTGGGCAATACGATCGACCCATTTGAACTGATTGAGCACTATGGTTCTGACGCTATTCGGTACTATTTGCTGAAAGAAATTGAGTTTGGCCGGGATGGAGATTTCAGCGCCATCCGCTTTGTCAATATTGTGAATGCCGATCTGGCTAACGATCTGGGTAATCTCTTAAACCGAATTCTAAAACTGGCCCATAAGTACTGCAATGGCCAGGTTCCCGCCTTTGTGGAACTGGATATCAGCATCGATAATCCATTGAAACAGATCGGGCTAGGTCTCGGGGATCGAATTATTCGGGCTTATAATGTTTTGGCCTTCCATCAAGTTTGTGAAGAGGTTTTGGGACTGGTTAAAACGGGCAACAAATTTGTGGATGAACAGGCTCCCTGGACTCTGCTCAAGCAAGGACAGCAAGCGGTAGGTGAGTGGGTATTGTATTCTGTCTTAGAGGCAGTCCGATTGGCCGCTTATTTCCTCTCACCGATTATTCCAACTACCAGCAATGCTATCTACCGGCAACTGGGCTTTGCTGTCGATCTGGAAGATAAGACACTGCCACCGTTATTCAGGAACCATTCCACTTGGGGAATGTTACCCGCAGGGCAAGCGTTGAGTGATCCCCAGCCGGTATTCCTGAAGCTAGAGCTGAAGGAGCCTAATGTTGAAAATTAA
- a CDS encoding lysophospholipid acyltransferase family protein: protein MQLSHWLLAATGTRLFLCHENRIPAAGPLLVISNHRSFMDAPLLMTAIGRPIRFACHHYMGQVPILKEIVVEKLGCFPLASLENRQRNFFQQAAQLLQAQQAVGVFPEGAEPMLHLTRPNQVGDFQRGFAHLALRAAVQDLAILPIAIAVTEEELLSSFPVRWLSLFDPSEPLFIQDGWHPMVVYKRVQVLIGKPFWIKSSLQKDYQGKDARTLVTDLTEYCRSEVCNLIAQGYY, encoded by the coding sequence TTGCAACTTTCTCACTGGCTCCTTGCCGCCACCGGAACACGCCTGTTTCTCTGTCATGAGAATCGCATTCCTGCGGCAGGGCCTCTACTGGTGATCAGCAATCATCGAAGTTTTATGGATGCCCCCTTGTTAATGACTGCGATTGGGCGTCCGATTCGATTTGCTTGCCATCACTACATGGGGCAGGTACCGATCTTGAAAGAGATTGTCGTGGAGAAGTTGGGCTGCTTTCCCCTGGCTTCTCTGGAAAATCGGCAGCGCAACTTTTTCCAGCAAGCCGCTCAACTCCTGCAAGCACAGCAGGCAGTTGGGGTGTTTCCGGAGGGGGCAGAGCCCATGCTCCATTTGACCAGGCCAAATCAGGTAGGAGACTTCCAGCGGGGATTTGCCCATCTGGCTTTACGGGCTGCTGTTCAAGATTTGGCCATTTTGCCGATCGCTATTGCTGTGACAGAAGAAGAGCTTCTGTCCTCCTTTCCCGTCCGCTGGCTGAGCTTATTCGATCCTTCAGAACCCCTGTTTATTCAGGATGGCTGGCATCCAATGGTGGTTTACAAACGAGTTCAGGTCCTGATTGGGAAACCTTTCTGGATCAAGTCTTCTCTACAAAAGGACTATCAAGGAAAGGATGCCAGAACATTGGTCACCGATCTAACAGAATATTGTCGCTCGGAAGTTTGTAACTTGATTGCCCAAGGCTATTACTAA
- a CDS encoding alpha/beta hydrolase: MLPLKNEVCFLAPETLRPDYPLFVFLPGMDGTGQLLRPQTIGLEAAFDVRCLSIPADDVMSWDGLTESVLRLVKVELSQKPAGLPVYLSGESFGGCLALKLILKAPELFDRLILINPASSFSRRFLTHWGSQIVPLFPEPFFKMASIGFLTLLASLERMKADDREELIKITQLVPQKTSVWRMALLREFYINPERLRHICQPTLIIASLHDRLLPSLEEARYLVGNLPTAQVAVLPDSGHACLLEADVNLYEILKAQDFLHQAVSV, encoded by the coding sequence ATGCTACCGCTGAAGAATGAAGTTTGTTTCCTGGCCCCTGAGACCCTGAGACCTGACTATCCCCTGTTTGTGTTTCTACCGGGAATGGATGGCACAGGGCAATTATTAAGACCCCAAACGATTGGGTTAGAAGCTGCTTTCGATGTTCGTTGTTTATCCATTCCAGCCGATGATGTGATGAGCTGGGATGGGTTGACAGAAAGTGTCCTTCGTTTAGTGAAGGTGGAACTGAGCCAGAAGCCTGCCGGATTACCGGTTTACCTGAGCGGGGAGTCCTTTGGAGGATGTCTGGCTCTGAAATTGATCTTGAAGGCTCCAGAATTATTTGATCGTCTGATCTTGATTAATCCCGCTTCTTCTTTCAGTCGCAGATTTTTGACCCACTGGGGATCACAAATCGTGCCGCTGTTCCCAGAACCTTTCTTCAAAATGGCCTCGATCGGCTTCCTGACCCTTCTGGCTTCCCTGGAGCGGATGAAGGCAGACGATCGGGAAGAGTTGATCAAAATCACCCAACTTGTGCCTCAAAAAACATCGGTCTGGCGTATGGCGCTCCTGCGGGAGTTTTATATCAATCCAGAGCGCTTGCGCCATATCTGCCAACCGACCCTGATTATTGCCAGTCTCCACGATCGTCTTCTCCCATCTCTGGAAGAGGCCCGATATCTGGTTGGTAACCTGCCCACGGCCCAGGTTGCTGTCTTGCCAGACAGCGGCCACGCCTGTCTTTTGGAAGCAGACGTTAACCTTTACGAGATCCTGAAAGCCCAGGACTTCCTCCATCAGGCTGTTTCAGTTTAG
- a CDS encoding phycobilisome protein, which yields MHTFNQQLEKKILEADGQYLDARGLEPLERYLQTYSTRLATYQQLRDLSDKLVLQALRHLAQTYPELIQSHGQRCKYDMTEVLRYVALSILRDDEVFFKEQMMSWLDTILMAHKKTTHCTAAYRYLQDAINSALPAISSGLTRSYLEMIITTLESHA from the coding sequence ATGCATACATTTAACCAGCAGTTGGAAAAGAAAATCCTGGAGGCAGACGGTCAGTATCTGGATGCGAGGGGTCTCGAACCCCTGGAGCGATACCTTCAAACCTATTCCACTCGTCTGGCAACATATCAACAATTACGAGACCTCAGTGACAAATTGGTTTTACAGGCGCTGCGGCATCTGGCCCAGACCTATCCGGAGTTAATCCAGAGCCATGGTCAGCGGTGTAAGTATGACATGACTGAGGTTCTGCGCTACGTTGCCCTGTCAATCTTGCGGGATGATGAGGTTTTCTTCAAAGAGCAGATGATGTCCTGGTTAGACACCATTCTGATGGCGCACAAAAAAACGACTCACTGCACGGCAGCCTATCGCTATTTACAAGATGCCATCAACAGTGCGCTCCCTGCGATTAGCAGTGGTCTTACCCGCTCCTACCTGGAAATGATCATTACAACCCTTGAATCTCACGCCTAA
- a CDS encoding ParA family protein: MKSSPAPKILVVLNGKGGVGKTTTAINLAATLAEDHRVLLVDADPQGSASWWVGRSDVGMGFELTQETEPRLLCNLRQLTGYELIVVDTPPALGSETLTTVVSVADYLLLPTPPAPMDLTVLIETVKQAVMPTKVAHRVLLTRVDPRSLGEALEAQNTLMELGIPACNAFVRAYKAHERAALDGQPIIRWRGKNAREAEADYRRVVDEIQRDWRT, from the coding sequence GTGAAATCATCTCCCGCACCGAAAATTTTGGTCGTCCTGAACGGCAAGGGAGGAGTCGGTAAGACAACAACAGCCATTAATCTGGCAGCAACTCTGGCTGAGGATCATCGGGTGTTGCTAGTGGATGCGGATCCTCAGGGGTCAGCCAGTTGGTGGGTTGGCAGAAGTGACGTGGGTATGGGGTTTGAACTCACCCAGGAAACGGAACCCCGATTGCTGTGTAATCTGCGTCAGTTGACCGGATATGAGCTTATTGTGGTGGATACGCCACCAGCTCTGGGCTCTGAAACATTGACTACCGTTGTCTCTGTCGCAGATTATCTGCTCCTCCCCACTCCGCCTGCTCCTATGGATCTGACGGTTTTAATTGAGACAGTCAAGCAGGCGGTGATGCCAACCAAGGTTGCCCACCGGGTGTTGCTGACGCGGGTTGATCCGCGCAGTTTGGGGGAAGCTTTGGAGGCCCAAAATACATTGATGGAGTTGGGAATTCCAGCTTGTAATGCGTTTGTGCGAGCTTATAAAGCCCATGAGCGAGCAGCTCTGGATGGCCAGCCCATCATTCGATGGCGCGGCAAAAATGCCCGCGAAGCAGAGGCAGACTACCGTCGGGTAGTGGATGAAATTCAGCGAGATTGGAGGACATGA
- a CDS encoding DUF1361 domain-containing protein, translating to MLSWLRFGLFVVSRNVRWMTWNLFLAFVPLGLSFWLFRPGRSRSLLWWIGLITFVAFLPNAPYVLTDIIHLINDIRRGYSVWTITLLLIPQYLLFMMAGMEAYVLSLINLGSYLKRQGWGKFVIWAELALHILSAIGIYLGRFLRYNSWDIVTRLDTLATTVIDDLVAKRPAFVMFITLVVITSLYWLMKQMTLAIGAYWHGIQANKTSHPSPL from the coding sequence ATGCTGTCCTGGTTAAGATTTGGTCTGTTTGTTGTGAGCAGGAATGTGCGCTGGATGACCTGGAACCTGTTCCTGGCTTTTGTGCCTCTGGGCCTCAGTTTCTGGTTGTTTCGCCCAGGCCGATCGCGCTCCCTGCTCTGGTGGATTGGGCTGATCACCTTTGTGGCATTTCTTCCCAATGCCCCCTATGTGCTGACCGATATTATTCATCTAATCAACGATATCCGCCGAGGCTACTCTGTCTGGACGATTACCCTATTGTTGATCCCTCAGTATCTATTGTTTATGATGGCTGGCATGGAGGCCTATGTCTTGTCCCTGATTAATCTGGGCTCCTACCTGAAACGGCAGGGCTGGGGAAAGTTTGTGATTTGGGCAGAACTGGCTCTGCATATCCTGAGCGCGATCGGGATTTACCTGGGCCGTTTCCTGCGCTACAACAGTTGGGATATTGTGACCCGCCTGGATACCCTGGCTACTACAGTGATAGATGATCTGGTGGCCAAACGCCCTGCCTTCGTGATGTTCATCACGCTGGTGGTGATTACCTCCCTGTACTGGCTCATGAAACAAATGACACTGGCGATCGGTGCCTACTGGCATGGTATTCAGGCGAATAAAACCTCCCATCCATCCCCCCTGTAA
- a CDS encoding M48 family metallopeptidase, with the protein MRFVWPPLHFAYRRILPIGLAVLALVSIVLFQPLQTIGASAPPKFVTEIPLPPFGPEALEQRPIPQAQASSPKMESGQSPPPTPKPDSVPPAAEAATPVPDPEQVKRFQTMLQADQLYLGGQYDAAATLYREVKAPFKSGETIKPYPPAFNDPALLPPAGKVYWREAQAGLEKNLETRILVPLKLLTEQYPQFIPGVILYTQQLQTHGQSQTALDLLERVATLYPEQADLIRARVTALGEAEQWMEASIAARQFAILYPQDPAAPELARLADQYLEQFKVATNEKLTGNVIANVLTGALGYALTGSLFGPFSALQTTILLLQGESEVGRSVSEAAKQQLDMVTDLEVVAYVRELGQKLSTLAGRNDFQYEFNVILDKRLNAFALPGGKIFINAGAIQDTGSEAEIAGLLAHEISHAVLSHGFQLVVEGTLFENVTQFIPLGGIAAQLFVLDYSRSMERQADILGTRILTATGYAADGLRNLMVTLSRNEKSFPFSWISTHPITTERVAYLEELIQRNGYNRFAYEGVARHAQIKQKVTELLAQKPQGEDRF; encoded by the coding sequence ATGAGATTTGTCTGGCCCCCCTTACATTTTGCTTACCGCAGAATTTTGCCCATTGGACTGGCGGTATTAGCGTTGGTCTCGATCGTCCTGTTTCAGCCCCTTCAAACGATTGGGGCTTCGGCACCACCAAAGTTTGTCACAGAAATTCCGCTCCCACCCTTTGGGCCAGAAGCCCTGGAACAACGTCCGATACCTCAGGCCCAGGCTAGTTCTCCCAAGATGGAGTCAGGCCAGTCCCCTCCCCCCACCCCAAAACCGGACTCGGTCCCTCCGGCAGCAGAGGCTGCTACACCAGTTCCCGACCCCGAACAGGTGAAACGCTTCCAGACGATGTTACAGGCAGATCAGCTCTACCTGGGGGGACAGTATGATGCCGCTGCCACCCTCTATCGGGAGGTGAAAGCCCCGTTTAAGTCTGGGGAAACCATCAAACCCTATCCGCCTGCTTTCAATGATCCAGCCTTACTACCTCCGGCTGGCAAAGTTTACTGGCGAGAGGCCCAGGCTGGTCTGGAAAAAAATTTAGAAACCCGCATCCTGGTACCCCTGAAGTTACTGACGGAGCAATATCCCCAATTCATTCCGGGAGTGATTCTCTATACCCAACAGTTACAGACCCATGGCCAATCTCAGACCGCTCTGGATTTGCTAGAGCGGGTGGCCACCCTGTATCCAGAGCAGGCGGACCTGATTCGAGCCAGAGTCACGGCTCTGGGTGAGGCGGAGCAGTGGATGGAAGCCTCGATCGCAGCTCGCCAATTTGCCATCCTATATCCCCAGGACCCAGCCGCTCCAGAATTGGCTCGGTTGGCCGATCAATACCTAGAACAGTTTAAGGTCGCCACCAACGAAAAACTAACGGGCAATGTGATTGCGAATGTGCTGACGGGGGCTCTGGGCTATGCCCTGACGGGCAGCCTCTTTGGACCTTTCTCAGCCCTACAGACTACCATCCTGCTGTTACAGGGGGAATCCGAGGTGGGGCGTTCCGTATCCGAGGCGGCCAAACAACAACTGGATATGGTGACCGATCTGGAGGTTGTCGCCTATGTCCGGGAACTGGGGCAAAAATTGTCCACCTTGGCTGGCCGCAATGATTTTCAGTATGAGTTCAACGTCATTCTGGACAAGCGGTTGAATGCCTTTGCTTTACCAGGAGGAAAAATATTTATCAATGCCGGAGCCATCCAAGACACCGGGTCCGAAGCAGAGATCGCTGGCTTGTTGGCTCATGAAATTTCCCATGCCGTCCTCTCCCACGGGTTCCAACTGGTGGTGGAAGGAACCCTGTTCGAGAATGTAACCCAATTCATTCCCTTGGGCGGCATCGCAGCCCAGCTCTTTGTGTTGGACTACAGTCGTTCCATGGAACGGCAAGCCGATATTTTGGGAACCCGGATACTGACAGCAACCGGTTACGCCGCTGATGGCTTGCGTAATCTCATGGTGACCCTGAGCCGAAACGAGAAATCTTTCCCTTTCAGCTGGATCTCAACTCACCCAATTACCACAGAACGGGTTGCCTACCTAGAAGAGTTAATCCAGCGTAATGGCTACAATCGTTTCGCTTACGAGGGAGTTGCCCGACATGCCCAGATTAAGCAGAAGGTCACCGAACTCCTGGCTCAAAAACCCCAGGGAGAGGACAGATTTTAA
- a CDS encoding SH3 domain-containing protein codes for MENLALIYTYLTHENSTLTDRLIPVPYRPTSSVRLGLVGTLAILLLLGSAADGLAAIKRGNRGTAVREVQTALRIYGYSVQVDGIFGTSTELAVKKFQQSRRLTADGIVGPATASALGISSGGSGGGATTSYVKVVTEGGRLNVRSGPGSQYPVKERLPNGASVGVTGRRSNGWVELSRGGWVADRYVAGGEGSDSELIPVNPTPSSPGTVSRYVKVVTNGDALIVRDGPGTVYNRVGQLPSGTVVATTGELNNGWIRLAQGGWIASTYTTPDLGPSPSPSPSPSPSPSPSPSSPIVSSLPAGSLVLVSTPGHPLNVRSGPGMDYPIVKVLVNGMVVQTSGNFSRDWLQLADRGWVQTKFVRLAQFDASR; via the coding sequence ATGGAAAACCTGGCACTCATTTATACTTACTTGACTCACGAAAACTCAACATTAACCGATCGACTCATTCCTGTGCCTTACAGGCCAACGAGTTCAGTTCGGTTGGGACTGGTCGGCACTCTGGCCATTCTGCTCCTACTGGGTTCTGCTGCGGATGGCTTAGCTGCCATCAAGCGGGGAAACCGGGGAACCGCCGTGCGAGAGGTCCAAACTGCCCTCCGGATCTATGGTTACTCCGTACAGGTAGACGGCATCTTTGGCACCAGTACAGAGCTGGCCGTGAAGAAATTCCAGCAGTCCCGTCGTCTGACCGCCGATGGCATTGTGGGACCAGCAACCGCCAGCGCATTAGGGATCTCCAGTGGCGGCAGTGGCGGCGGTGCTACAACGAGCTATGTCAAAGTGGTAACGGAAGGGGGGCGGTTAAATGTTCGATCAGGCCCCGGTAGTCAATACCCCGTTAAAGAGCGTCTGCCGAATGGCGCTAGTGTTGGGGTTACAGGTCGCCGCAGCAACGGTTGGGTAGAACTGTCCCGGGGAGGTTGGGTAGCCGATCGCTACGTTGCTGGGGGAGAAGGTAGCGACTCAGAATTGATCCCTGTTAATCCCACACCATCAAGTCCGGGCACCGTGTCTCGCTATGTCAAAGTGGTCACCAATGGCGATGCGTTGATTGTTCGTGATGGTCCAGGAACCGTTTATAACAGGGTTGGCCAGCTCCCTAGCGGAACGGTGGTGGCCACAACCGGTGAATTGAATAATGGCTGGATCAGGTTGGCACAGGGGGGATGGATCGCTTCCACTTACACCACGCCTGATCTCGGTCCCTCACCCAGTCCTTCACCCAGCCCTTCACCCAGCCCTTCACCCAGCCCTTCTTCTCCTATTGTCAGTAGCCTACCAGCAGGGAGCCTGGTGCTGGTTTCCACCCCCGGTCATCCCTTAAACGTGCGATCGGGTCCCGGCATGGATTATCCGATCGTCAAAGTTCTAGTGAATGGCATGGTAGTTCAAACCAGTGGCAACTTCTCCAGGGATTGGCTGCAACTGGCCGATCGGGGCTGGGTCCAGACCAAATTTGTCCGTTTGGCTCAGTTTGATGCGTCTCGCTAA